One segment of Alnus glutinosa chromosome 2, dhAlnGlut1.1, whole genome shotgun sequence DNA contains the following:
- the LOC133861024 gene encoding GEM-like protein 5, whose amino-acid sequence MRGTTEKGEPHQSSTITDEPQPNQPNSAAATSSSYPPPSDEETKKWGTHIMGAPAAPTVHPDNQKAALWTAADHQPYVIYSPVDKPSSNPLEPVIHMFNTWSRKAETIASNIWHNLKTGPSVSEVAWGKVNLTAKAITEGGFESLYKQTFPTYPNEKLKKTFACYLSTATGPVAGTLYLSTARVAFCSDRPLSFIAPSGQEAWCYYKVMIPLENISTVNPVIMRENPAEKYIQMVTTDGHDFWFMGFVNFEKALHHLLNSVSDFKARNSC is encoded by the exons ATGAGAGGCACAACTGAAAAAGGAGAACCCCACCAATCATCCACAATCACAGATGAACCACAGCCTAATCAACCTAATTCAGCAGCAGCAACATCATCTTCATACCCACCACCATCGGATGAGGAAACCAAGAAATGGGGCACCCACATCATGGGAGCACCAGCAGCCCCTACTGTACACCCTGACAACCAGAAGGCTGCCTTGTGGACTGCTGCTGATCACCAACCCTATGTCATCTACTCCCCTGTGGACAAGCCAAGCAGCAATCCTTTAGAGCCCGTGATTCACATGTTCAATACCTGGAGCAGGAAAGCTGAGACTATAGCCAGCAACATCTGGCACAACC TTAAAACTGGGCCATCTGTATCAGAAGTCGCGTGGGGGAAAGTGAACCTGACAGCAAAAGCAATAACAGAGGGTGGATTCGAGTCCCTCTATAAGCAGACTTTCCCAACTTATCCAAATGAGAAGCTAAAGAAGACGTTTGCTTGTTACCTCTCCACAGCTACCGGCCCTGTTGCTGGAACCCTATATCTGTCAACAGCTCGTGTGGCTTTCTGCAGCGATCGCCCCTTGTCTTTCATTGCTCCGTCGGGACAAGAAGCTTGGTGCTACTACAAG GTTATGATACCTTTGGAAAATATTAGCACTGTCAACCCTGTGATCATGAGAGAAAATCCAGCAGAGAAGTATATTCAGATGGTCACTACTGATGGCCATGACTTCTGGTTCATGGGTTTCGTTAATTTCGAGAAAGCCTTACATCACCTCTTAAATAGTGTATCAGATTTCAAAGCGCGCAATAGTTGTTAG
- the LOC133859910 gene encoding protein CYSTEINE-RICH TRANSMEMBRANE MODULE 11-like has translation MSYHHISHEVHPPRGNSGYPPPYPPPPGFPPPPPPPPPGYQGYFYEGYPPPPPLPPPPSHPYQQYEDDCGCLFLRGCLATLCCCCVLEECCF, from the exons ATGAGTTACCACCATATTTCTCACGAGGTTCACCCCCCTCGAGGCAATTCAGGGTATCCACCTCCATATCCTCCACCGCCAGGCtttccaccaccaccaccaccaccaccaccaggaTATCAAGGGTACTTCTATGAAGGGTaccctccacctccacctctaCCCCCACCCCCTTCCCACCCATATCAGCAGTACGAAGATGACTGTGGCTGTTTATTTCTAAGAGGCTG TTTAGCTACACTTTGCTGCTGCTGCGTGTTGGAGGAGTGCTGCTTCTAG